One genomic window of Streptomyces spiramyceticus includes the following:
- a CDS encoding RNaseH domain-containing protein, with protein sequence MGRSNTQRDLTAHTTSIRCTTELLDGMTALVWDFGDYHSPIRRAWRELGSTAARNGKWIKDVQDTDPFLVPYSIAVTVLQQITDGYVYLDKNLAFMVTLNPVEPDTLRKVFTYLEGIVRKVPLDEIPFMDQPALARLVADAAPRRLSLAENILHREDGKPASPDSWAYEAVKWHIAKKLAAKPFLDREVEPVLEAYEAANGETKHRTADWRPSDNVAAVQYRPISTGDLIAWDQPIGPVYASLAHPVDLDEAIKALPENPTRSQVQYAMSRLSVKMATYTAEPNPVLNLDAHIRRINNTVIHASTVLVDQGPDRPLMSVSLDGRGLRQTNKHALEILAKMDADRSSLNAIEERVADERNRLNAKDENGKRIDILTPPPGAIRPTMPKTDSFAVGTGAGIYHLSLLRNQVQRAFGDAASLLDLKSKGNVFGKRAHEPATSAQEKEKKQRKKEGEYVDLIGKPSPEGIRRSIEAAGYRKLRILCLWYREATLTRMIHGLAHPYGLEPHDIDPDPSGEKSFPLADGIEAVFCNAEALLEHGPGAQRTANTQRIIGKFAEPGVLLAAWCETEIPVRGEEHEGMKSAEVKTALAENDAKHQVVRELAKAAVPSQFLVGREYDSFTKTFSIIKKPAKVFEDHRVYMGVLDLYRSCGVVDDRFERALYPDDDPYPLPRMAFCGIHIRKQATDRKYKGAPKRIITASAIIPPPDPGGPWRMIGWSNIHPQWEHYALAQSNFHAANYPLHTENGDSDFQRWAQAGDDVRTALKELHDELDSLPYALMIDGHASRRVWPGLHNNKQGLVKDPDDPRLWLPASGLPLSWNPVSIIRMNCAQAEMPRLVAVTEKQKNGKTVPLKTSSDLYYPEDRPEGHPWFLFTEPRNYGKKRHGQWKTRWRADTGKASKNADERKENELNSPWYSMTTREITPMHTRDGYDRETLAVAAARLSHQALSWADRTRYPAPLHAALQMDLGHPQYRRSAPKDPESIEILKEASGTDL encoded by the coding sequence ATGGGGCGAAGCAACACGCAGCGGGATCTCACCGCGCACACCACATCGATCCGGTGCACCACGGAACTTCTGGACGGCATGACCGCCCTGGTCTGGGACTTCGGCGACTATCACTCGCCGATCCGCAGGGCCTGGCGGGAGTTGGGGAGCACCGCAGCAAGAAACGGAAAGTGGATCAAGGATGTCCAGGACACTGATCCTTTCCTGGTCCCCTATTCCATCGCTGTCACCGTGCTCCAGCAGATCACCGACGGCTACGTCTACCTGGACAAGAACCTGGCCTTCATGGTGACGCTCAACCCCGTGGAGCCCGACACGCTCCGGAAGGTCTTCACCTACCTGGAGGGCATCGTCCGTAAGGTCCCTCTGGACGAGATCCCCTTCATGGACCAGCCCGCCTTGGCCCGACTGGTAGCCGACGCCGCTCCCCGGCGCCTCAGCCTCGCGGAGAACATCCTCCATCGGGAAGACGGCAAGCCCGCCAGCCCGGACAGCTGGGCCTACGAGGCGGTCAAGTGGCACATCGCCAAGAAGCTGGCCGCAAAGCCCTTCCTCGACCGGGAAGTCGAACCGGTCCTTGAGGCATACGAGGCTGCGAACGGTGAAACGAAACACCGGACCGCCGACTGGCGGCCCTCCGACAACGTCGCGGCAGTGCAGTACCGGCCCATCAGCACCGGTGACCTGATCGCCTGGGACCAACCCATCGGCCCGGTCTACGCCAGCCTCGCCCACCCGGTCGACCTCGACGAAGCGATCAAGGCCCTTCCCGAGAACCCCACCCGCAGCCAAGTCCAGTACGCGATGTCTCGCCTGTCAGTGAAGATGGCCACCTACACAGCCGAGCCGAATCCCGTCCTGAATCTCGACGCACACATCCGGCGCATCAACAACACGGTGATCCATGCAAGCACCGTCCTCGTGGACCAGGGACCAGACAGGCCGCTCATGTCCGTGTCCCTGGACGGGCGCGGCCTGCGGCAGACGAACAAACACGCGCTGGAAATCCTGGCGAAGATGGACGCCGACCGGTCATCGCTCAACGCTATCGAGGAACGCGTCGCCGACGAGCGCAACCGGCTGAATGCCAAGGACGAGAACGGTAAGAGAATCGACATCCTGACGCCGCCACCTGGTGCGATCAGGCCGACCATGCCCAAGACAGACTCCTTCGCTGTCGGAACCGGCGCCGGCATCTACCACCTCTCGCTGCTGCGGAACCAAGTCCAGCGTGCCTTCGGCGACGCGGCCTCCCTGCTCGACCTCAAGTCGAAAGGCAATGTCTTCGGCAAGCGTGCCCACGAACCCGCCACCTCCGCCCAGGAGAAAGAGAAGAAACAGAGGAAGAAGGAGGGCGAGTACGTCGATCTCATCGGCAAGCCCTCACCTGAGGGCATCCGCCGTTCCATCGAGGCGGCCGGATACAGAAAGCTCCGCATCCTGTGCCTGTGGTACCGGGAAGCGACCCTCACCCGGATGATCCACGGCCTTGCTCACCCTTATGGCCTCGAGCCCCACGACATCGACCCTGACCCCAGCGGTGAGAAGTCCTTTCCACTCGCGGACGGCATCGAAGCGGTCTTCTGCAACGCCGAAGCCCTGCTGGAGCACGGCCCCGGGGCTCAGCGCACTGCCAACACCCAAAGGATCATCGGCAAGTTCGCAGAACCCGGTGTTCTCCTCGCTGCATGGTGTGAAACGGAAATCCCGGTTCGGGGTGAGGAACACGAGGGCATGAAGTCCGCCGAGGTGAAGACCGCCCTTGCGGAGAACGATGCCAAGCACCAGGTCGTGCGGGAGCTCGCCAAGGCCGCAGTGCCGTCTCAGTTCCTCGTCGGACGCGAGTACGACTCCTTCACCAAGACGTTCAGCATCATCAAAAAGCCCGCGAAAGTCTTTGAAGACCACCGCGTCTACATGGGTGTCCTGGACCTCTACCGTTCATGTGGCGTCGTGGACGACCGCTTCGAGCGTGCCCTTTACCCCGACGACGATCCCTACCCGCTGCCCCGCATGGCGTTCTGCGGCATCCACATCCGCAAGCAGGCCACGGACCGCAAGTACAAGGGCGCACCCAAGAGGATCATCACGGCCAGTGCGATCATTCCGCCCCCTGACCCCGGCGGCCCCTGGCGCATGATCGGTTGGAGCAACATCCACCCGCAGTGGGAGCACTATGCCCTCGCGCAGAGCAACTTCCACGCCGCCAACTACCCCCTTCACACTGAGAACGGGGACAGCGACTTCCAGCGCTGGGCGCAGGCCGGTGATGACGTCCGCACCGCCCTCAAGGAACTCCACGACGAACTCGACAGCCTGCCCTACGCCTTGATGATCGACGGCCACGCGAGCCGCCGCGTATGGCCTGGCCTACACAACAACAAGCAGGGCCTCGTAAAGGATCCCGACGACCCCCGCCTCTGGCTCCCCGCAAGCGGGCTGCCTCTGTCCTGGAACCCGGTCAGCATCATCCGCATGAACTGCGCGCAGGCGGAGATGCCCCGTCTGGTCGCCGTCACCGAGAAGCAGAAGAACGGCAAAACCGTCCCGCTAAAGACTTCGAGCGACCTGTACTACCCAGAGGACCGACCCGAGGGCCACCCCTGGTTCCTGTTCACCGAACCCCGCAACTACGGCAAGAAGCGCCACGGACAGTGGAAGACCCGCTGGCGCGCCGACACCGGAAAGGCATCGAAGAATGCCGACGAACGCAAGGAGAACGAACTCAACTCGCCGTGGTACAGCATGACCACACGCGAGATCACCCCCATGCACACGCGGGACGGCTACGACCGAGAGACCCTCGCGGTCGCCGCGGCCCGACTCAGCCACCAGGCACTCTCCTGGGCAGACCGAACCCGGTACCCGGCCCCGCTGCACGCCGCGCTCCAGATGGACCTCGGACACCCTCAATACCGACGCTCCGCCCCAAAGGACCCGGAGAGCATCGAAATCCTGAAGGAAGCCAGCGGCACCGACCTGTAG